The Desulfovibrio sp. UIB00 DNA window TACTCTCTCTGCCAGTATGCGCCTCACACCATCGCGGCAGAAAACCGCGCAACAGGAGACAAAGGTGAGTATCTTACAGCGCGCTGGCAATGCACTTACCCGTTATATGGGCGTGCTTATTCTGACTTGCTCGGCTTTGGCTTTGTGGAAGCCGGAGCTGTTCCGCTGGGTGGCCCCGCATGTTACGCCGCTTCTGGGATGCATCATGTTTGGCATGGGCATGACCCTGCGACTCAAGGATTTCAGCCTAGTGTTTTCCCAGCCGCGCGCCCTGCTGCTGGGCCTGCTGGCCCAGTTCGGCTGCATGCCGCTGCTGGCCTTTGCGTTGTGCCATCTGTTCGCCCTGCCGCCCGATCTGGCAATGGGCGTCATCCTTGTGGGCACAGCCCCCGGCGGCACCGCCTCCAATGTGCTGACCTTTATTGCCAGAGGCGACGTGCCGTATTCCGTGGCGCTTACCTCGCTGACAACCGTTGTTGCACTGGCGCTCATGCCGGTGCTCACATGGCTGCTGGGCGGCGTGTGGGTTCCTGTAGATATGGGGGCCCTGTTCGTTTCCATCCTTAAAATCGTGGTGATCCCGGTTATTCTGGGCATTGCGGCGCACCGTTACTGCGGCAGGCTTACAGAGCGGGCCATCCCCTTTTTGCCCCCGATCTCGGCGCTTACCATCACTCTGGTGGTGGCTGGCATCATGGCCATCAATGCTCAAAGCATCCTTCGCGCCAGCGCCAATATTTTTCTGGTGGTCGTGTGCCATAACCTGCTGGGTCTGGCTTTTGGCTATGCCGTGGGCCGCATCTGGAAATTTGATGAACCCCGCTGCCGCGCCCTCTGCTTTGAGGTCGGCACACAGAACTCCGGTCTGGCTACGGCCCTCGCGCTGGCGCATTTTTCCCCGATTTCAGCCATTGCGGGCGCACTGTTCAGCGTATGGCAGAATATTTCCGGCGCGCTGGTCTCAAACTACTTTCACGGTAAAAAACTGAAACCTAACCAGTAACAGAAGCCCTGAGCAGAGTCGCCTCACCAGACCGAACGCCCCTCCACGAGCTGCCGGGCTTTGACTCTGGCGCGGTGCTGTGCCAAGTTGTCCGCAGCCGTCCGCCGCTGGCAGGTCATATACCATTGGCTAACCTCACAGCAGGCCAACGGCCCAGTACCTTGAACCCTTACCAGCAATTTTGAAGAAGGAAGCGCCATGAGCAAGGAAGCCATCAGCACGAG harbors:
- a CDS encoding bile acid:sodium symporter family protein, coding for MSILQRAGNALTRYMGVLILTCSALALWKPELFRWVAPHVTPLLGCIMFGMGMTLRLKDFSLVFSQPRALLLGLLAQFGCMPLLAFALCHLFALPPDLAMGVILVGTAPGGTASNVLTFIARGDVPYSVALTSLTTVVALALMPVLTWLLGGVWVPVDMGALFVSILKIVVIPVILGIAAHRYCGRLTERAIPFLPPISALTITLVVAGIMAINAQSILRASANIFLVVVCHNLLGLAFGYAVGRIWKFDEPRCRALCFEVGTQNSGLATALALAHFSPISAIAGALFSVWQNISGALVSNYFHGKKLKPNQ